The stretch of DNA GGCACGGGGTCGCACCGCCTGCTGCCCCCCTCCGAGGGCCCAGCACCCGCCCCGGCACAAAGGCTGACAGGCCCAGGCCAGGGGGCGAAGGGCCgggctgcagcagtgccccACGGGGAGGCCCCACGGGGAGGCCCCacgggcccggcccggctcccgGGGCCTCTGCACCCCCAACCGCCCTCCTGCCACCTCCATAACGCCTCCtgagcccgccccggccccgcaccggcAGCGGCGCGCTGGTCCTGCCGCTGGAGACAGCACTCCCTGAAGTAGCAGTAGAGGCGCGGGTAGGAGATGAAGCCGGTGAGGGCCGAGGCGGCGGCGCCCGCGATCGCTAGCCCCAGGCTGATAGGCTCCACGGCGCTCACGGgcctgaggagcagcagcaccagcccccaGGCCACCCGCAGCGTGCCCCGCCGCAGCTTCATAGCCCGCCCGGCTCTGCCGCCGCACCGCCCCACCGCCCCCGCTTCCGCCCCGCAACGCCGCTtccgccgccgccatcttgggTGCGGGCAGAGGCGGGGCTGGCACGGAGGGCGGCGCTGCGGGACGGCCCCGCGCGGCGCGCCTGGGAGCCCTGCCTTCAGGCTCGGACGTTGTATGCGCGGTGCCGCGCTTGCTGCTACGCAGGGGGGATGCCATCCCCGACCTGCAAGGGGGCACAGGCTCAgagacttttcctttttaatttaaaaaaaaaaaaaaaaaaaaaaaaaagagagagagagtaaaaTCTGGGGCTCTCTCACCCCTCCCTGGAGTTTCCACTCCTGAGTGACCAGACATAGGTGCCTGCACAGCCATGGGACACCCTGGCCCTCATTACCACCAGCACCTGGAAACTGTTGATGTGTGTcgcagaagaaaaaatatcatttaaaatCCCTCAAAACCACTTTTACTATTTTCAAGTTCCAAGCCCTCCTTCAAGCGCCCGCACATCACACCTCCAGGGAAGACATGGCCAACACCGGTGGTGGGGCCTCTGCCATCGGGACCTGGTCATAAGAGCTGAGAATGAGACTTTCCTCCAGTAGTTACAACCTGATCCAATGTTCTTCTTCGCAGCCAAAATAAATTGCAGTAAACTGCTACAGAATAAGTctacagggagaaaaagataCAAACCAACACGGCACATGACAGCAGAGACCCAGTGACAGTTTATGCTGTTTCTCGTGCTGATAGCAGACCCagtgaggcagcagcaggcgcAGCTCTGCAGCGCTGGCCAGCCGGGTGCAGGAACTGCAGCACTgaacatgctgctgcagcattaCTATACAGCAAAGACCCTTGGGAACAAACAAGAAGTCCCTTACAAAGTTACATTCAAGCAAACAGGCTTTAAACCTTCCCTTTATATTTGCAAGGcaaacagcactgctgcttttaaaggatctttttttttttttttttcatatttatgatGGTTAAAGAACGTTAAAAGCAACTTTGTCTTCTTGCCAAAAGAATGCCAACCATGAAAGCtcacatttttataaatgaagTTTTATAACTGAAAATATACAAGATTTTATTGACCGAAGAGTTCACAATCACCTGCAAACAGATTCACTACAAGATCACAAGGACAGCTTTGTAGGCTAACACCAGCACGTGAAGGTAGCAACTCTCCCCAACTTCACTTCAGGTCACTGACACAAAATCCTTTATTAGCGGAAAATGAGAATTGCAAAGACTTCAGTCCATGTTCATCAGTATCGCCTATTCATCTTCTTGAATTTCTCATAGTGATAATcatctgttgctttttcattgAGTGGACGTTTGCGATTTGGAGGAGACCCTTCAAAAGAAAGGTGAGGAAATACTATTTCCCTGTCCTTCCACAGGAGACGCTTCCTtaactccaccacttcccttaTACAGCCCCTCGCTATGTAAAATGCTATTGCTTTACCCGTCAGTGCTCCCCAGGGGTGCAACCCTTGCTATTCCAGCTTTCATCAAACCCTTGCCAGCCTGCTTTGGCAACATGTTTCAGTTGTGACCTTTGCTACTCCACCCTTGGGCATCTCTAAAGACATCCTCCATTGCGAGGGCTTCGGGTGTGACCTGACCTAGTAGCAGCACATCAAGTGTAACAGCCCCTCATGAACTTCAGACTGCCCTGTTTCCTCACTATCTCAGGAGCCAGATCATTTTTCAGTGTGAGACCCCTGAGGAGTTTCAGTGCCTCTCCTTACAACATTTCAGGTGAGGAACTTACGCTCGGGTTCTGGCCTCTCTGTATCCCCCACTCTCAGCGGACGGGGCTTTGGCTCTTCTTTGTTCCTTCGCACTGGTGCATTTAGCTCCTCATgataaactgaaagagggaaaacatCAGATAAGGCAGACAGATGCATTTCTATGGCATTTGTTACAACTGATCTTTAGCAGAAACAATAGAACCCCAGAACAAGCATTCTTGTAATTGGGTTCTGTGGAGAATCAATACACACAAGATGTGCTACTGAAATTTGCTGTATCCCAGTTCCATCAGAAGTGGCCCCGAGACTCTTCATTTCCTTCAGAATACACAAACCTGACTCCAAATCACCCCTGTAAGAATGGTCAGACACACAGAAGGCTGCCTTTCCCCCAGATGGCTGTGGTATGAGAAGCTCTCCTGGAAATTAATTCCTGTCTCTGCTGGTCTACTAAGGTATATGTATTCTTGACCACCTGTCTGCTTTGGCAGCCTACAGAATGGATTCTCTCAATTATAAACCATCATTTATCATAGCTGACAAGGCAGGCATTTCAAGCACGCACTCAAGACACAACTTAAAAAGTCTTGTAATTTATGAGGTAGTGTCAGCTGGGAGTTCAAGAGCAGAAAGTCCAGCTATGAGTAGTATGTCCCTCTCCTTTCTGACAGATGGAAGAAGATGACCAGACCAGGTGGGGTCTATATGAACATCCCAGAACAAAGAATCAGACAGCTGCTTGTCTAATTTCTCCTGCATCAGACCCTGTCCcaactgttttcttcagcagaggGGGTCACGCCTGGGTCAGGAGAGCCATGCAAGACTTACATCTGTTGTGCTGGACATAGTTAACAGCCATGTTGGTGGGAACAAAGGAAGTTTCgctgtctttctttttgttctgctgctctgccagcagttTGGCCTTGGCCTCTTCTGTTGAGatgatgttttttatttttgcgctagaggaaaaacaaagaaaaaagtaccgattcatattttaaaagggtAGTAGGCATAGAAATGCTAAGTGGATTTCAGTGATAGCAATAGCGCTGCTATGGTATTTGATGTGTTTTTTGAGAGAAGGGGCAGTGCTACAGAAAccaatgttttgtttcaaatgtaaaaaagaaGCTTGCATCTTTAATGCACCCTCTTTCAGTGCAGGGCATAACAGATCCTCCAGAAAGCTGCGAGATTCAAATCACAAAAATTGAGCCTTTTCCCAGAAGCCATATGATGGAGCTGCACTGGAGCCCTACCACTGTGTAGAACATGCTGTGCTACATACCGTGCTGATCCAGAACAAGGCTCAATCCCATCACAGAGCCAAACGGGGCCTGTAGAACCCAACCATGCCACTGCTCTGCCAATCAACAGTTGCTCATCCTGGCAATTCAAGCCATAACCAACAGGTTCTGTGAACCACATACTCAATTCCCAGATCCACTTCAGGAATGCCGCTCAGCATCTGGTTGGACAGCATCTCCTCAGTCTTCTTGGCAGAGGAGACACGAATGTTCTCTGGCAGCTCGTACAGAGAGTCCTCAGCATTCTTAAGTTTCACCTTCTGCTCCTCACTCTCCAcaattccctttctcttcttcagctCAGTCTCAATGTACTTCATCCTAAACAGCAGCACACGAGGGACAGagcatttaattctgttttctgtactctgtcccagcacagctgagcacagctgcatCGCTGCCCCAATAgctcagagaaaggaaagaataatcTCTCCAAAAGAGCTCAGCTAACATCAATTGCAAGAAGCAATTGTTCAAGAAGTTACAGGGTTCTCCAAGCTCTTTCACAACCAGCAGGGAAGGCTCCCACTAGTATTTAGTGCCAAGCTAGCTGGTGGGCACCTCCCATCTTTGTCCATGATAAAAAGCCTCACATCTGGCAGCTCAGAGGTGAAAGAGCAAGTGAAAGTTTCAGAGAGAACTGGGAAGATATTCTGGGACTACTCAGAatccaagacaaaaaaaaaaataattgtgaggGGACACAAACCCCGAATTCAACATCACAGACACAATGCAGCACAACTTACATGTCAGCATCTTCATCCCGCCTGTTGGTTTCAGCTGAGAAGGAAGTTCCCAGGTTTAGATCTTCCTCTTCATTAATCCTGAAGGGAAACCACAATGTTTACTGTTTtaggttgttttattttgtttgttttgggtttattttggattttacaaataatttgaCAAGTTAGGGTAACAGCAAGTAGCCAAACTGCATTATGTTAAACTCTTCAAAGCAACACAACTGATTATGTCACCACTAGCTCTCACTGAGTACTAGTTCAGGGAGAGATCTTCAGAGCTCATATGCACCAACCTGTCCTTGcctctttctttcagcttcttcatGTCCACCATTCCCCCAGATTTTATCTTAAATGGGTCATCctgtaaaataagaaataacaaGAAAGCCTGAAGCTTCCCTCTAGTTCAATGCTACTCTCTGAAATCTggataaaaccagaaaacatttcagtattgAGCTATGACATCAGTCCTATCCCAGGCCAGACTTGCATGGTGATCGGCTGGACCACACTGATGGTTACAGATTCATTACATCTTAGTGCCGAGGTGATGAAAGTGTCTAACACTTACCACAAGTGTTGCTTCTTCTTGCAGCTTCTCTCCCACAAGCAGAGCTACAGCGCTGGTCAAGCAGATAAAGTAAGTAACATTAAGCAGAAGGAAACATACCAACAAGACTGAATTTGTTTGTCGTTCTCTAAATCTAGCAGATTTACACACTGTATTAACATTAAATTGTCAAATCTTTCTAATCCCCCCACATAGATAGAGGAACTAGTACTGTTTTGGGGAGATGAGAAGGTGAGCCACCACAATAAAGAACAAAGTTCACTGCTGGTGCACATTTCAACTAGCTCATCAGCTAATCAATGCCACTAGttgaggggagagaggaaaattAGGATGGAGTAGGTGTGAAAGTGTCCAATTTAAATCATGTGTGCAGAACAGAAGTAATTTGGTGAAAATCCATGCCGTGGTAAATCCCAATCTTGATCTTTTTCTTCATGGCTAGGATACAGACCAGACTTTGCTCACTTAAACTGACACTGCACACCTGTATCAAAGCCCCCCTCTTTTCCATCTCAGACTTTAATGTAGAAGCTCCTCTACCATGGTTTTGCCACTATCTGACATGTAACAGTTTCTACTGAAAGGAGGCACGTGACAAGAGAGAAATCTACTGTTACACTACACTGTCGGGCAAAACACAACTTCACATCCTTGGTGCCACATCCCTTACCTCACCCCATTGGGTCGCTTTCTGAGGCTCTGAACTTCTTTGGCTTCCTCAACTTTTaacctaaagaaaaaacatttgacTTAGGACTTGATGCTTTGGCTATAATTAACTAacttaatttgattttctgCAGTTAACACGGAACCTTCCAGACAGACTTTGCCCTGAACTCCTGCATATCATTGTCCTCTTCTGTGGTTACAGATTAGACAGATTATTTTCTATTCTCCTTTCTTTAAGCAATTCCATTTATTTAAGCAATCACAAGAAAATCCCCATGGCGTCTGCTGCATACGTCCCTTCAAGATGCCTTCCCTCCACTGAGGAAAGCACCACGCAAACGCTGAAAGGCTTTAATAAGAAGCCAATATGGAAAGAACGACCCAAAGATCACCACGCTTAGTTTGCTAAGGCCTCCAGACAATATCCTACCCACAATAAAACAGACGGTCACTGAGCAATACGGGTTCATGCCGGGCACCTTTACCactccgcccccccccccccccgcgcccggaGGGCTCCGCTCGGGCGGCGGCGCCAGGTGCGGCGGTGGGACGTCACACCGGCAGACAGCGTAAATCCGCAATGTGACGCCACGGCGCGGCGATGCAATGGTGTGACGCGACGAAGTCGTAGCAAAAGGATGCAACGGACGGCGTGACGCAACGCAATGCTGGAACGCTGAAGCATCACGTGACGAGATGACGACACGGCACGATGGCGCGACACGGGCGGACATAGCGCCGCCGGGCGAATGCGGGGCCGGGCACGCCCAGCCGGGCTCTCCGCCGGCTCCCGACCCACCTGACCTCCTCAGCGACCTGctcgtcctcctcctcctcctcggaGTCCTCCCTCCGCCGGCGGAAGGACTTCTTGGCCGGCATGGCGTCGGCTGCTGCGCCGTCGCGActctgcccccccgccccagccgcGCCGGGCGCGTCGCGCCGCGATGACGCCACAGCGCCGCGACGAAGCCGGGCGGCGCCGCCTGTGCGCCAGCTCCGCGGCCGGGCAGGAGCCACCGGCCCCGCCAGGCGACCTCTCCTCCCGCTGCCGCTCGGGCCGAGACCCCTCCGTGCCCTCCTGGGCCACGAGTTCTCCTTCCCGATGGGATCCCGTGTGAGTCACGAGGGCCGTGTCGTTTATCGCAGTCCCGGCAGAGCCGCCTCGGCCGGGCGCGGGTGACCGGCCGGGACGCCAAAGGGGCAGGGTGCCTTCGGAAGCGCTTGTCGCCCACTCGTGTGTTAAGGCCCGTCCTCGCAAGAGGGACGTGGCCCTTCACGTCGGGCCAGTGCCAAACCCGCGAGCGGCCGGAGCACGAGGCGCCGTGTCCCCGCCACGGGGCCGCACTGAGGGGAGCCGGGGTTGCCCCTCCAGCggcacctgctgcagcagatgcCCCGCCAAAAGCCGCGGCTGGGGGCTGAGCTCCCGGCCCTGAGCGAACGCGGGATCCGGGCGGGCCCTCTACGTGGGGAGCGCCCGGGAACGCGCTCCCGGGGCCCGTAAGGGCAGCGCCCGCGCCTCCCGCCCCGCccacggcccgccccgcccACGGCCCGCGCGGCGCCTACAgctccgccgccgcctcccgcacTGCTCGGGGCGTCGCGGCCCTTACCCCGTGCCGGGCCGCAGGGCGCGGCCTACCCGGCGGCGCGGTCTGAGGCGCAGCcctgcggcggggcgggggcggcggcgccccgaGTATCCCGCAGGTGAGagggccgcgggcggggggggtggcGTGTGGGCCGCGGGTCGGGGCCCTTCGCGGCCGCTCCGCCCCGGCCGCGGTGTTGCGGGGcgagcgggcgggcgggccggggatgatgcagcagcagcggccGGGGGTGGCTCCGGCCCGGCCCTCCGAGGCCCCGCGGTGCCCGGGCAGCGGGACGGGGCCCGGGGCCTTCCCCGGGATGACGGCGGCCTCCGCGACCCTCGGAGTGGGACTCCGCGGGGCAGCTGTGCCGGTGACTCGTTCTGCCCGAATCCGGCGGCGTGCAGGCGTATTTACGTTCATCTTCACCCCTGCTTAACAGCCGTAGCGTCTGTTAGGAGAGGACttgtattttgggggggggtctGCTGCACTTGAGGAGCGACATAGCAGGGCGAAGGGGGACATTAACCcgaaggtgtttttttcttaaaagctaaATCCCTAGGTGTGCCGTCATGTTGTGACCTCTAATAATAAATCTGTGTTAAAACCTGGTCTGCTTTGCCTGTTCTACATAAAACGCCTGGCTTTCCAATCTGTGATGCAGTGCAGAGACGTTCAGCTAAGAGTCAGAAGCACCTGCTTTCTGGTTCCTCCTTGTACAGTAGGGCAgttcagtaaatatttatttcttcagtatctCAAGTATAAAATGCCACAAACTGCAGATACTCCTTTATCTTGGTAGATTATGCAAGATGAGCAAGTAGACTCGGTAGTTGTTTTGCAGATGAATGGTGGTAAGACTTCTTTTATTTGGTCAGGATTACTCTGCAGACTGTCAGTCTGCATAGACCCAAAATTCTTCATTGTTGTCTCTAGCTTTGGTACAGAAGCACGCAGTTGTTCTAAGCAgaaaacacaccaccaccaccacccaccccccccaagaAATACGTAGAAAGCAGAGACACTGGGTTTGTCAGCAATTTAAGCAACTGAAAGTGGATTGCAGTTACCGTGGAATTGTTCTGACATGTTCATGTACTGTTCTTCCACAGTGCTGCTTGAGAGGACAGGCTGAAGAACTTGTTTTAAGGTAACTTCCCGTCATACACAGTATATTTTGACAAGCACAGTTAAGCTTTCTGACAGTGCTTATTATTAAGTTTCTAGTTTCCTGAGCAGCATTGGAGAGATGTGTGTGCCAGCTGAAGCTCTTAGGGCAGAGTCATGGGACGGTAGGGATTGAATGCTTCTTTCTGAacaattaaaaatcaaaccttTTCAGATGTGTTCAGTCAGGGCTGAGAGTCGAAGATGAGAATTTCCCTGTTTTGTTCACAAAAGGAAACCTCAGGTGGGATGATCAGCATCCCAGTACCGGACCGTTTAAAGGCCTGGTTTTAGTTTGGAGTAGAGGGGTCGTCTCACAGAATGCACTAAAACCATCCACATCCACAAGACTGTACTTAACGTAGTGTGCTCCAAAACCAATTCCCAGTTAGCTTAAGCTGGTGAAGATTATGGTCTGgagttaattttaaaacagtattttgttccTAGGTTTTCTAGGAAAGGAATGAGAAATAAAGGAAGGTGAAATAGCGAATGTGGcagtgatgcttttttctttaaattgcagCAGCTGATGCATTTGGGAAAAAGGGTTGGTTTTGATAAAGGGACTGAGAGCCTGAAAGTGTCCCAGTTTTATGTGTTAGTCAAAGATACTGTGCTCCTGTCACTTGTTTTGTAAATCAGCATATGTTACCTGATactcttttgctttgctgtgagGCTGCATGAAGTTGCTCAGTTGTTTGTTAAGCATCTCTTCATGTGTTACTGAGATCCTGGTTACAACCACTGTTGTGTTTTCTGGCATGCAAAGATGATTTATTCCCTCTCTAGTTTTGCTTTGCTCCTCCAGTTCAGTTTATTCAGTTCCAAAGAGTGCTGGATAAACATGGTTATAAAGTGATCCTTGAGGTTTGTCTTGTGCCAATGCAAGGTGCTAGGCAAGCTTTTCAGCTCCCAAGATAGTGTTGCTGATAGCTTATTTGTTTATatccctcccccctccttccttccagtCCACTGTCTGTAATTCAGACCAGATAACACGGGGGATTCCTTCAAATGTCctcaaaatgtgaaaacaaCAGAGAGTAGCAGCCACGCTGCTGGAGTTGCTAACATCAAGTTCATCAGGTTTTTCCACGTCTTTTTTGTAACGATGTGGACTTTTCACATCTGCCTCATTTCCAGCCACTTGTAATATTTTAGATCCTGGTCTGTGTTACTAGTATcacttgcttgctttttcctaACAGCCAGGAGTGAGGTTATTTAAACTATGCTTAAAAACTACAAActtttaacttgttttttttatagctgCACATTACCAAGACATGTTTAAAGTCTTTTAAGTACCCGTAGACCACCATGAAAGTGTTTGTTGTGCTCATAAGCACGCAGCTATGAAACTCTCTATACTTGCAGTGCTTGGATGTACAAGATGGGcagaagagtgtgttggtaCGTTTTGTACAGTCTTTGAGAGTTATGTGGATCATATTGGTAAAAATCCATCTGTCAAATGGTAAATTCTTCAGAGACTGAAGACTGGCTATCTGTGATACCGATCATTTAAGTCTGTCTCCCTCTTGCCCAGCGTTGTTTACAACAGTAATCGTATTTTTAGTGTTTGATAAATTGGCATAATAGCTAAATGTTAGATTCAGATCAGCATGGTATGGGTAGCGTGAAGCCCCAGACACCATAGGCTAAATACTTGTGTCTTAGGCTGCAGTGCCCTTTCACTTTTAATCCACGTTTGATGCAGACAAGCTAATTAGATTTGTATCTTCTCATGCTGTGTGTTTGTGGTTGGCAAGAGGAAGTCAGTTCAGATCAGCACGTTTGTTTTCTCACCCTACCTGCTGAACTAGCAGAGAACACCTGGTTTTTAGGGGGGAGAACATAGCTTATCTAGTCAGGTTCATGGAGTATTCATGGTATACAAGGCCATTAAGCTATGTATGGAAAGCATGTATGAATTAGTGAGGGTTTGTATTTGTTGCTGTAGGACTCTTGTCATTCAGAGATGCTATGTGATCCAGGCAGTCTGGGAGCTTAAGAAGAGGCTGGTCGGCAGGTCACTGTACTGCGGTTTTCATTTTGGGGTGGCAGCAAATCCATCCCCATACCTGAAACCAAGTCGGCAGCTGTTCtgctgaagctctgcctgcGTACTGAGCACCTCCCTGCATTTCTGAACACACATTCCTCATTGTACAGATTATTAGCTTTATTCAtgtgtttccttctctttgccATTGCCTTGCTCCCTTACAATACCACAATGCAGCTGCTCAGCAATGGGTCAGAACTGGGCTAGTTAACCTGATTGGCTCCAGATTCAGATTTGTTTTGATCTCTGAACTTTAAAGATGAACACCATAATCTTTAATGTACAAAACatgctaatttattttcttacgATCTGTGAGAGCAAATCTGACATGTAGCTGAAAGGAACTATCCTTACTTGTCCTAGGAGAACACCCACCTGCAGGTGAGCATTGGTGAAAATGGGGGATACAAGAGACATCTGTCCTCACCTGGATTCCATAGGAGAGGTGACCAGGGACGATCTGCTGCTCAAATCCAAGGTACAGGGGTGTTCTGGTTATCAGTCCTTTCCCTTTTAGCTATTGTGCATGCGTTtgcatgtttgctttttgaagaaaatgctgCCTGTCTCCATAGAGGAGAGGCAGAAACTCTTCTTCCAGTGCTGATGGACCCTGCACATGTCCCGTAACTTAAGCCTTTATCATCCCCATCTGATCTGTTTCTCACTGTCATTTTACCCTGCTGAAATGTGTCACTTAGCTAGAATGCCTCAAAGCGTCTATTTAATTGGAAGTGtggtattaaaaaatgaaatactgtgaGCTGCAGGTGGGCGAGGCCTGTCTTGTAGAGGTTTCCCACTCTTGAAGGACTGGGTtacttaaaaaccaaacaagcaaacaaaccttCTTTTATCATGAATATACAGGGAACTTGCCAGTCATGTGGAGCTGTGGGACCAAATCTCTGGGCTTGTCTTCAGGTAAAAATGGCTTGCtatttgtgtgcatgtatgGTGGGACTTCTCTTTAATATCATTtatactgaaggaaaaaaaccccaaaactgggCGGCCAAAGAGGGCGTTCACCGTAGAACTATCCACCATTTTTTGATGGATTCCAAGGAGAAGACTAAGATCAAAGGCTAACACTGTTAGGGTATGCCAGTATGTAAGAGTTCACTCCTCAGAGGTGATTACCCTGGTAGTCCTATTAGGACATGAATAACATGCCCAGCATTGATTGTTGCCTGGATCCTGCCTCTGCTGGTAACTGCAAAGGGAGGCTGCAAGTGTGAGACCTTCAGTGACATTGCTTAGGGCAGCAAGGTGGAAAGGAATGACAAGGGCATGCCGGTGGGTGGGGGCAGTTGATTTTTACACTGGTGCTCAGATGTTTTGAGACTGCTCAGATGAGCAGCCTGTTGGAGCACTTGCCTTGGTATGGAGCCTTTACATGGATGTAAACCTGGCTCcaggttttctttcctaaattgAGCAATTCCAATTTTCTGCCTTATTCCAGGCCCTGAATAAAAAGCTGGTTAGAAAACTGGCAAGATCAATTTTGAAGTTGCAGCTGCTGATGGGACTGGAGTTGCAGACTATTTTGTGAGGGGTCTAATTTGATGTGCCCATTGtacttttgctcttttctctcACTAGATTGGTTGTCCTTATGTTGGTTGTGGAGAGTCCTTTGCTGACCACAGCACACTTCATGCACAGGTGAGCTTTTCTCTGTTGCCCATCTTAAGAGAGAGTGAATTGGATTTTTTCCCATTACCTAACCCTCCTCTACCCTGTTCTGGTAGGCCAGTGCTTCAACTTGAGCCGGCTGTCAAGGGAGATTCATTATTtcaccttttaattttttaggcCAAAAAGCACAACCTGACGGTGAATCTGACCACTTTCCGCATCTGGTGTTATGCTTGTGAAAAGGAGGTGTTCTTGGACCAGCGGCTGGCAGCGCACACGCAGTCACCACCAGTAAAGTTCACTGAACTGGTGGGTCTGTGTCAGTGTGGCAAGGGCTGAATGCTTGGCGGGGGTTTTGTTTACCTGTTGCAAAATTAGCAAAGCAGTTTCCGCTATTGTCCAGGCTTTTGTTGTGAGAAGAGCTCTTTTCACTGAAAGTGGCTACCTGTAGCCAGGGGACCCAAAGCCTTGCCTTAAGGGTCTCCCACCAAGCAGGCTTCCATATGACTTGAATATCCAttctgactttatttttaacttttcctaGCCTCTTCCATGGGGCATCTGTTTCTGAGATGAATCAAAACAGCTGTCACATCTTCACTTCAGAGCACGGCCTGTGGAAGTTTTAGCTGTCAGACCAGAAACACATGTACTTGTGACACTGCTGCATATTCCCGATGCTTCTCTTATCATGTGTACTGGAAGCAGTAATGGTACTATTTCCAATCCCTCCTTGCATTAGTGAGAATGGTAGACAGTGCAACTGGTTCTTTTCTCTCCAGAGTGCTTTTTTTCAAGACTGGCTTGATTTATGTATAAGACAGTCTCTGTCATAACTCATCTTTCAAAGCCGGCCTCTCACTGATGCTTATTTCTCCATCTTTAGGATTCACCATTGCCTGCTCACCCTCTGAAAGCTGTTCCAATTGCAGTGGCTGATGAAGGTGAATCTGAATCAGAGGATGACGATTTGAAACCAAGAGGTAACTCTGCATTGAGTTGATGAA from Falco biarmicus isolate bFalBia1 chromosome 9, bFalBia1.pri, whole genome shotgun sequence encodes:
- the C9H9orf78 gene encoding splicing factor C9orf78 homolog, whose translation is MPAKKSFRRRREDSEEEEEDEQVAEEVRLKVEEAKEVQSLRKRPNGVSAVALLVGEKLQEEATLVDDPFKIKSGGMVDMKKLKERGKDRINEEEDLNLGTSFSAETNRRDEDADMMKYIETELKKRKGIVESEEQKVKLKNAEDSLYELPENIRVSSAKKTEEMLSNQMLSGIPEVDLGIDAKIKNIISTEEAKAKLLAEQQNKKKDSETSFVPTNMAVNYVQHNRFYHEELNAPVRRNKEEPKPRPLRVGDTERPEPERSPPNRKRPLNEKATDDYHYEKFKKMNRRY